The sequence CCTTTCTCAACATATTCATCGACCACAAACGTCTAGCCTCAGCTGTGTTGCCCAAGATTGCCGATGGCAGCACGTTTCGTGAGCTTGCCAGTCTAGCCGCTAACCGAAGTCAGCGGGTGATGATTGAATTCTCGCAGCCCAACACCCACAAGGAGTTCCACGTTGGTCATGGCCGAAATGTTTGCCTAGGCAACAGCTTGGTACACCTGTTCCGCTACTGCGGCTATCAGGTAGTCAGCGCGAATTACTTTGGCGACGAAGGCACACACATCGCCACAGTATTGTCCTATCTAACGCGTCATCAACCTCAAGCACCTGCAACCGGGCGAGGCGAATGGCTGGGCCAAATTTACGTGGCCGCCAAGCGCGAGCTCGAGGCTGCCGACGGTGATGCCAAGGCCAGTATTTTGGCAGATATCTCTAAGGTGCATCGGCAGATCGAAAAGCAACAAGGTCAAGTGTATCAGGACTGGCTGACCACGCGGCAGTGGTCACTCGACGCCTTCCACGACATTTATGAGTGGCTCAACGTAAAGTTTGATGAACTGTTCTACGAATCCGAGGTCACTACGTCGGCCCAAGCAATTGTCGATGAATACCTGAGTAAAGGTGTATTCGTCCTCGACCAAGGAGCCATCGGCGTAGACCTTAAGCCATTCAAGCTAGGCTTCTGTATCTTGCGCAAGTCTGACGGCAATACACTTTACGCCACTAAGGATCTGGCGCTCGCTAAACGTAAATTTGACGACTACGGGATTAGTCGCAGCATCTACGTCGTGGCCGACGAGCAAAATCACCATTTTCGCCAGGTGTTCAAGGTCCTCGAACTCATGGGTTTTGCTCAGGCCAAACAATGTTTCCACCTAAGCTACGGCATGGTGGTCCTGCCAGAAGGCAAAATGTCGTCACGAGACGGTTCCGCTGTGTCGTTCACATCACTACGTCAAATGATGCTCGATCATCTTGGCAAAATTTTGTCCAAATACGAGGGCGAATGGTCCCCGGCCGAAATTGCCGACACCGCCCACAAGCTCTGTGATGGCGCCATCAAATACGGCATGATCGCCACGGACCCGGTCAAAGAAATTGTCTTTAACCTCGAAGACTGGCTCAGTTTTGAGGGCAACTCTGGCCCCTATCTGATGTATAGCTACACACGCACGCGCTCGATCCTGCGCAAAGCTAGCGAGCAGGGCCTAACTCCCGACGTAGCTGGCGCCGCCGACCATTTGCGAGAGGCTTCGGAGCATGAACTACTGCGTTACCTGTTTGACTTCAATCAAACGGTCATCTCGGCTTGCGAACACTGCAAGCCCAGCATGCTGGCCACACATTTGTTTTATATGTGCAAATCATTCAACCGATTCTATGTCGATGCGCCTATACTCAAGGCCGCAACACCTGAGCTTGCTCGATCACGCTTAGCACTCACCTCAGCATTTGGTGATACGCTCAAACATGGCTTGGCGCTACTGGGTATCACACCGCCTGAGCGCATGTAGGACCGCTGCTCGGCTAGAAAAACTTGACCCCACTAAGGATTACAGTTCGTCACCTCCAGTGACAGCTGTGACCCTTGGTGCCCATGGTATTTCTTCATTTGGCAAAGTCCGCATATCTGCCTGTGCTACAATGGCGCCTAACTAAATTAATTTTGTATTGAGGAGAGGCACCTATGCGGCTACAAACTGCAATTATCACTCCCATGATAGCGATTCTTTATTTGCATTCGGGATATGCTAGAGCCTCTGACGTGACGCTTCCAAATGACGATAGTGCGTCATTCGGGCGCGCCACCTCGACGGACCTTTCGCCTTCTCTACCTGAAGAGCAAGAATATACAGACGATCAGACTCACGAGGCCATGGGTACATATTTTGGTGGAATAGGCGCGCCTGCAGGTGGCTGCGGCTTGCCACAGTCGGTAGTTGAATCCAGCAACTTCGTGGCACTGAACGTTCAAAGCGCACAACCGCCGATCACCGGCGAATTCAATCAAGGCCGCAACTGCGGTCGCTGGATCGAGGTGACACTCAGCAAATTTTGCAAAAACGCTGACCACTCAGACCGATGGAACACCGACTTTTGCAACGGTGGCCAATGGGAAGAGGGTCCATTGACCGGGTCTAAAGCCCTGTTTATTGTCGCCGATAGCTGTAACGACGGCAATTATTGGTGCCGAAACGATCGATACCACTTGGATCTATCAGCGTCCGGACTCGTGCAATTCGGCAGCGGAGTAAATGTTTCGACGTGGCGAAATCCTCAATTAACCTGGCGCTATGTTGATGCCCCCAATTACAGTGGCGATGTTCAAATTGGCTTTGCACAAAATGCTTCCAGCGGCTGGCCAACGATTCTGATCAAACACCTGCAGCGCGGGATTCATAAGATCGAGCAGTGGGTCGGTGGTCGATGGGTCGCGCAGCCTATGTTCCTGACCCTAGGTCAGGTTTACACGCTGACTAATGTGGGTTCGGAGCCCTACCGAATCAGACTATTTGATGCACGTGACGAGCCCGTCCAAAACGG comes from Deltaproteobacteria bacterium and encodes:
- the argS gene encoding arginine--tRNA ligase yields the protein MRRRTGWPGKQTRVLGQWGLIVLPSTPEAIGRLLEQPPERQLGDYALPCFRFAKDTRKKPPEIATALADSLKASGWLDRSVAVGAFLNIFIDHKRLASAVLPKIADGSTFRELASLAANRSQRVMIEFSQPNTHKEFHVGHGRNVCLGNSLVHLFRYCGYQVVSANYFGDEGTHIATVLSYLTRHQPQAPATGRGEWLGQIYVAAKRELEAADGDAKASILADISKVHRQIEKQQGQVYQDWLTTRQWSLDAFHDIYEWLNVKFDELFYESEVTTSAQAIVDEYLSKGVFVLDQGAIGVDLKPFKLGFCILRKSDGNTLYATKDLALAKRKFDDYGISRSIYVVADEQNHHFRQVFKVLELMGFAQAKQCFHLSYGMVVLPEGKMSSRDGSAVSFTSLRQMMLDHLGKILSKYEGEWSPAEIADTAHKLCDGAIKYGMIATDPVKEIVFNLEDWLSFEGNSGPYLMYSYTRTRSILRKASEQGLTPDVAGAADHLREASEHELLRYLFDFNQTVISACEHCKPSMLATHLFYMCKSFNRFYVDAPILKAATPELARSRLALTSAFGDTLKHGLALLGITPPERM